In a single window of the Labeo rohita strain BAU-BD-2019 chromosome 23, IGBB_LRoh.1.0, whole genome shotgun sequence genome:
- the emd gene encoding emerin (Emery-Dreifuss muscular dystrophy): protein MSSLSGKSDKEIGQLLDEYGIKHGPIVDSTRKLYEKKLHEAMAKKPKSSSPDKTFYREEQEEVEYITYHQAQPQMTRFDGFGDVTRRSKVTDADFAHDIRRSKPTDYRDDDIRYSNDPTRTSYQSSSRLGSSVPKSMQHGSSSPESSKSGGVPGWLRVLVFIIIAVFLYYVYTCMEPAEETPFKTIQ, encoded by the exons atGTCGTCTTTAAGTGGAAAATCTGATAAGGAGATCGGTCAGCTGCTGGATGAATATGGGATTAAACATGGACCCATAGTAG aTTCCACACGAAAGCTCTATGAAAAGAAACTGCATGAAGCCATGGCCAAAAAACCTAAGTCTTCCTCGCCTGACAAGACATTCTACCGAGAAGAAC AGGAGGAAGTGGAATATATTACCTATCATCAGGCT CAGCCACAAATGACCAGATTTGATGGATTTGGTGATGT CACGaggaggtcaaaggtcaccgATGCAGATTTTGCCCATGA CATACGGAGGTCAAAGCCGACTGATTACAGAGATGATGACATACGCTACAGCAATGa CCCAACTCGTACATCCTATCAAAGTTCTTCTCGGCTAGGCTCATCAGTCCCAAAGTCCATGCAGCATGGCTCATCCAGTCCAGAGAGCAGCAAATCTGGAGGTGTGCCAGGCTGGCTTCGTGTCTTGGTGTTTATCATCATTGCTGTGTTTCTGTATTATGTGTACACGTGTATGGAGCCCGCAGAGGAGACCCCCTTTAAAACCATACAGTAG